Proteins from one Paenibacillus amylolyticus genomic window:
- a CDS encoding LacI family DNA-binding transcriptional regulator yields MAKITIKDVAREAGVSISTVSNALNGVDVLNPETKSHVLKVAERLNYVPNLNGKLLKSGQTKMLGFFTTSVSGPYFYKLVESMSRECDRLGYGLNVFVTKDKHVIMSNILGRRVDGVIIYEELRIDEQDIVAMEKDKIKAVFLDRVYQSDTMGSVIFDSYVAAYEATKYLIGLGHKNIAYISGVDTMFDSVQRRDGYLAALREYQLPIDDDYIIQGYFEEESTYSAIKSFLHLHPGKRPDAFLAGNDLSAIGCMHALKSEGFEVPQDVSVVGFDDIDIAQYFSPPLTTVRNQIARQGILAINQLVGMIKEKEQGAAQKLAGELVVRGSSHVKIDRKDYRT; encoded by the coding sequence ATGGCAAAAATAACGATTAAAGATGTAGCAAGGGAAGCCGGGGTATCCATATCTACAGTCTCCAACGCTTTAAATGGTGTAGATGTCCTGAACCCGGAGACGAAATCACATGTTCTCAAGGTGGCAGAGCGTTTAAACTATGTGCCCAACCTGAACGGCAAGCTGCTAAAGTCCGGGCAAACCAAAATGCTCGGTTTTTTCACCACAAGTGTATCGGGCCCGTATTTCTACAAGCTGGTCGAGTCCATGTCTCGTGAATGTGATCGTCTGGGGTATGGTTTGAATGTATTTGTGACCAAGGATAAACACGTTATTATGAGTAATATTCTGGGTCGGCGGGTGGATGGTGTCATTATCTACGAAGAACTTCGGATCGATGAGCAAGATATTGTCGCCATGGAGAAAGACAAGATCAAGGCTGTTTTTCTGGATCGGGTCTATCAGAGCGATACGATGGGAAGTGTCATTTTTGACTCGTACGTGGCGGCTTACGAAGCTACCAAGTATTTAATTGGGCTGGGGCACAAGAATATTGCTTATATTTCGGGTGTGGACACGATGTTTGACAGTGTGCAGCGTAGAGATGGCTATCTGGCTGCCCTGCGTGAATATCAGCTTCCAATCGATGATGATTACATTATTCAGGGGTATTTTGAGGAGGAAAGCACGTATAGTGCGATCAAATCTTTTCTTCACTTGCACCCTGGCAAGCGGCCTGATGCATTTCTTGCAGGGAATGACTTGAGTGCCATTGGATGTATGCATGCATTGAAGTCAGAGGGCTTTGAAGTGCCTCAAGACGTTAGCGTGGTGGGTTTTGACGATATTGATATCGCGCAGTATTTTTCTCCACCGCTCACAACGGTAAGAAATCAAATTGCAAGACAGGGTATCCTGGCCATCAATCAACTGGTGGGCATGATCAAGGAGAAAGAACAAGGGGCAGCACAGAAATTGGCGGGTGAGCTTGTAGTTCGAGGTTCAAGTCATGTGAAGATCGACCGGAAAGATTATCGTACATAG